Proteins encoded in a region of the Paenibacillus sp. E222 genome:
- a CDS encoding sensor histidine kinase codes for MSYKQIKWMILLVPTFTVGLWEYIRHQFLMPYLSMDVGNWLTPLILYLISVTLLSRLFNMLESARAALEQERASKVALEARDQLARELHDGISQSLFLLSVKTDKAERSLAGSGHENEIQEIRKTVHEVNAYVRQAIAQLRYVPGQAAVPEGTSLLSQVELLIEETVPSAHLAWDLDSTFFSPKEQVELLACIREALLNVRKHARATDIRVIAEGTPFAWSIFIQDNGIGVSGDPLHLKDRYGLRITKERAAQMGWSFALDSRPGYTRITIGKGHA; via the coding sequence ATGTCATACAAACAGATTAAATGGATGATTCTGCTGGTCCCCACATTTACGGTTGGTCTCTGGGAATACATCCGTCACCAATTTTTGATGCCGTACCTCTCCATGGATGTGGGTAACTGGCTTACCCCTCTAATCCTTTACCTCATAAGCGTCACCTTGCTAAGTCGCTTATTCAACATGCTGGAGAGTGCCAGGGCCGCTCTGGAGCAGGAGCGTGCTTCCAAAGTGGCACTCGAAGCTCGGGACCAACTGGCCCGCGAGCTTCACGACGGCATCTCGCAGTCTCTTTTTCTCTTGTCGGTAAAAACAGACAAAGCCGAGCGCAGTTTGGCTGGAAGTGGTCACGAGAATGAAATTCAGGAAATACGCAAAACCGTACACGAGGTCAACGCTTACGTACGGCAGGCCATCGCCCAGCTCCGCTACGTCCCTGGACAAGCGGCAGTACCGGAGGGAACTTCCCTGCTGTCACAGGTGGAATTGCTCATAGAGGAGACGGTTCCTTCGGCGCATCTGGCATGGGATCTGGACAGCACCTTTTTCTCCCCCAAGGAGCAGGTAGAACTGCTCGCCTGCATTCGGGAAGCACTGCTTAATGTACGCAAACATGCCCGGGCTACAGATATTCGGGTGATTGCAGAAGGGACTCCTTTTGCCTGGTCGATCTTCATTCAGGATAACGGTATTGGTGTGAGCGGTGATCCACTGCACCTGAAGGATCGGTACGGCCTGCGAATTACGAAGGAACGTGCAGCTCAGATGGGCTGGTCTTTCGCCCTTGATTCAAGGCCTGGTTACACACGAATAACCATTGGAAAGGGGCATGCTTAA
- a CDS encoding response regulator transcription factor has protein sequence MELVRVLVVDDHAHAREAICSILSEDSLFEVIGTASTGLEALELTGQWMPDLILMDVQMPDMDGLEATRQIKLRFPYVIIVMVTISDDVTYLFEALKQGAQGYLLKNLAPSTWLEYLRAIVSDDAPLSKELAYRILQEFPAPRTEDVPDNPLTTRELEILQWVSAGYTNREIADQLGISDQTVKNHLKNILQKLHLENRVQLTRYALESGLAGRKLRK, from the coding sequence ATGGAACTTGTACGGGTATTGGTCGTCGATGATCACGCACATGCGCGTGAGGCGATCTGCAGTATTTTATCCGAGGACAGCCTGTTTGAGGTTATTGGTACCGCTTCGACTGGACTGGAGGCGCTGGAGCTTACCGGGCAATGGATGCCCGATCTTATTCTGATGGACGTGCAGATGCCGGATATGGATGGGCTGGAAGCCACCCGCCAGATCAAACTGCGCTTTCCGTATGTCATTATCGTCATGGTTACTATATCGGATGATGTCACGTACCTGTTCGAAGCGCTGAAGCAGGGGGCCCAGGGATATTTGCTCAAAAATCTGGCTCCCTCCACCTGGCTTGAATACCTTCGCGCCATCGTCAGTGATGATGCACCCCTGAGCAAGGAGCTTGCCTATCGAATCCTCCAGGAGTTCCCTGCGCCTCGCACGGAGGATGTACCCGATAATCCGCTGACTACGCGGGAGCTTGAGATCCTGCAATGGGTATCTGCGGGATATACCAACCGTGAGATTGCCGACCAACTTGGCATTTCGGACCAAACGGTTAAAAATCATCTGAAGAATATTTTACAGAAACTGCATCTCGAAAATCGTGTGCAATTAACCCGCTATGCATTGGAAAGCGGACTCGCAGGCCGTAAGCTGCGTAAATAG
- a CDS encoding copper resistance CopC/CopD family protein — protein MILSRFTMKLGKRHWALIVALMLLCCLVMPQWASAHAYIVQASPGEDELVATAPEQLTLEFNESLQTAFYDIKITAPDGTQADDGNVHVDEARPHILETGLRTGLGNGTYAVNWKAVSADGHPIQGAYVFHIGEPSGAPAGLADLTSGSGQVGGPLKWILSLTDWIQYLGLSVILGTLAFLLFRIAPASMAREPLEVPRSYRLLWINYGAASVAALISLPLNTLYESGVSIGEFSWALMGSALKLTSFGQIWMVQMLIVMLLAVTILSGYDRDRSLRIRIWSSYGSLVLVLGWLFTHAMTGHPAAAEQRALAIAMDFVHLIGAAFWIGALTAMAACLPPLADKLPSTVRGEVYWTAIRRFTAWGIGAVAALVATGIYSSLIILPAPLLTSLFTTAYGLVLIAKVVLLVVMLLLAWRHARMARTSSGNRLAGSLKAELIAGAVVLALAAVLTHLSPGQPAAAGPYKEAQTMDDGTTITLQVSPNRTGENQFKVDVKKPDGTTVNDLEQITLSLTHLDMDMGIYEITIPKNDTGVYEAEEYISMPGRWNIKVHLLTRSLDSLDTEFEIDTANP, from the coding sequence TTGATTTTGAGTAGATTCACCATGAAATTGGGCAAACGGCACTGGGCACTGATAGTCGCTCTGATGTTGTTGTGTTGCCTTGTTATGCCACAATGGGCATCTGCCCATGCTTATATTGTGCAGGCCTCACCAGGTGAAGATGAACTGGTTGCGACTGCGCCTGAACAACTGACTCTGGAGTTCAATGAGTCTTTGCAAACGGCCTTTTATGATATTAAAATCACCGCACCTGACGGAACACAGGCAGATGACGGCAATGTGCACGTCGATGAGGCTCGTCCTCATATTCTGGAGACCGGACTGCGGACCGGACTTGGAAACGGAACCTACGCCGTGAATTGGAAGGCCGTGTCTGCGGATGGTCACCCCATTCAGGGAGCCTATGTGTTTCATATCGGGGAACCATCTGGCGCTCCTGCTGGTCTCGCAGATTTAACTTCTGGTTCAGGCCAGGTTGGCGGACCGTTAAAATGGATTTTGTCGCTGACCGACTGGATCCAATATCTGGGGTTGTCTGTGATTCTAGGCACACTTGCTTTCCTGCTGTTCCGGATTGCGCCTGCTTCCATGGCGAGAGAACCACTGGAAGTGCCAAGGAGCTACAGGCTGTTATGGATCAATTATGGTGCCGCTTCTGTTGCCGCTCTGATCAGCCTGCCCCTGAACACATTGTATGAATCTGGCGTTTCCATCGGGGAGTTCAGCTGGGCACTGATGGGCAGTGCACTCAAATTGACGTCATTTGGCCAGATCTGGATGGTACAGATGCTCATTGTGATGCTGCTGGCGGTTACTATCCTCTCCGGATATGACCGGGATCGCTCGCTGCGTATCCGGATCTGGTCATCATACGGATCACTGGTCCTCGTTCTTGGCTGGTTGTTCACCCATGCCATGACAGGACATCCGGCTGCGGCGGAGCAACGTGCGCTCGCCATCGCAATGGACTTCGTTCATCTGATCGGAGCCGCTTTCTGGATCGGCGCTCTAACCGCCATGGCTGCGTGTCTGCCTCCGCTCGCGGATAAACTGCCTTCCACGGTGCGAGGAGAGGTCTACTGGACGGCGATCCGACGATTCACAGCATGGGGCATTGGTGCTGTTGCTGCTCTCGTCGCTACGGGGATATACAGCAGCCTGATCATTTTGCCTGCACCTCTCCTTACGTCTTTGTTCACAACGGCGTATGGTCTCGTGCTTATCGCTAAAGTTGTCTTGCTTGTGGTGATGCTTCTATTGGCCTGGCGTCATGCCAGAATGGCACGTACAAGCAGCGGTAACCGACTCGCCGGCAGCCTGAAGGCGGAACTGATTGCTGGTGCCGTCGTGCTTGCGCTGGCCGCCGTACTGACACACCTGTCTCCTGGACAACCGGCAGCCGCAGGACCTTATAAAGAAGCGCAGACCATGGACGACGGAACCACAATTACACTTCAGGTAAGCCCAAATCGTACCGGAGAGAATCAGTTTAAGGTCGATGTGAAGAAACCGGACGGCACTACAGTTAACGATCTGGAACAGATCACACTGTCACTGACCCACCTGGATATGGATATGGGCATTTACGAGATCACGATTCCGAAAAATGATACTGGCGTATATGAGGCAGAAGAATACATCTCCATGCCAGGACGCTGGAATATCAAGGTGCATCTGCTAACCCGATCTCTGGATTCACTGGATACCGAATTTGAGATCGACACCGCTAATCCATAG
- a CDS encoding YcnI family protein, whose amino-acid sequence MKKTSWTSKLTSSLAAGAAALMLFAGFASAHVTVNPTVAQTGAWQTYSIKIPSEKELPTTKVTLKVPQGVAFKQYQPLAGWKITTEKNDSNEVTSITWEVDGDNEGILAGQFQQFNFVAQNPDAETEVAWDAFQYYSDGSIVEWTGGPSDSNPHSITAISQDPAAAGNAAAGGGHDSAGTADNAGHDDEAATGGDTKANDDTTLGDALNDTVTGEPNNTDSDPGTLKLQQATLIVSILALILSFLGIALATRRKKR is encoded by the coding sequence TTGAAGAAAACATCATGGACTTCCAAACTGACATCCAGCCTCGCTGCTGGAGCTGCTGCGCTGATGCTGTTCGCCGGATTCGCCAGCGCTCACGTTACCGTTAACCCAACTGTGGCACAGACAGGCGCATGGCAGACGTATAGCATCAAGATTCCATCCGAAAAAGAGCTGCCTACCACCAAAGTCACGCTGAAAGTACCGCAAGGCGTTGCATTCAAGCAATACCAACCACTGGCAGGCTGGAAAATCACTACCGAAAAAAATGATTCCAATGAAGTAACATCTATCACTTGGGAAGTGGACGGAGATAACGAAGGCATTCTGGCTGGTCAATTCCAGCAGTTCAACTTCGTAGCACAGAATCCGGATGCGGAAACGGAAGTCGCCTGGGATGCGTTCCAGTATTATAGCGATGGCAGCATCGTGGAATGGACAGGCGGACCAAGTGACAGCAACCCGCACAGTATCACGGCAATCAGCCAAGATCCTGCTGCTGCAGGTAATGCCGCTGCAGGCGGAGGTCATGACAGCGCAGGTACAGCCGACAATGCGGGTCATGATGATGAAGCTGCAACGGGTGGCGATACGAAGGCAAACGACGATACCACATTGGGTGACGCGTTGAACGACACCGTTACTGGTGAGCCAAACAACACGGATTCAGATCCAGGCACATTGAAGCTGCAACAGGCTACCCTGATCGTATCCATTCTGGCGTTGATCCTATCCTTCCTGGGTATCGCTCTGGCAACACGCCGCAAAAAACGTTAA